From a region of the Halomonas sp. HL-93 genome:
- the dusB gene encoding tRNA dihydrouridine synthase DusB has protein sequence MTLSTPQTLKIGPYALPNRVMLAPMAGVTDQPFRQLCRRLGAGWVVGEMVTSDPSLWHTRKSKLRMDHRGEPGPRVVQIAGGDAEMLAHAAKLNAELGAQVIDINMGCPAKKVCNKAAGSALLRDEKLVSEILEAVVSAVDIPVTLKIRTGWCAESNNGVRIARLAEETGIQSLAVHGRHREQRYTGWAEYDTIADIKSRLGIPVIANGDITSPEKAADVLRYTQADAVMVGRAAQGNPWIFDQIQHFLEHGKHRAKPSLAERRGVLIDHLNALHAFYGPTMGVRIARKHLGWYLSDDDRFIPAQRRELKQQFNGLASTETQINWINDAMAPDAIKRLLAKGSYAA, from the coding sequence ATGACCCTATCAACACCTCAAACGCTGAAGATCGGTCCCTACGCCTTGCCCAACCGGGTAATGCTTGCCCCCATGGCGGGTGTGACCGACCAACCTTTCCGCCAGCTGTGTCGACGGCTGGGAGCGGGTTGGGTGGTAGGCGAAATGGTCACCTCCGACCCGAGCCTCTGGCATACGCGTAAATCGAAGCTGCGCATGGATCATCGCGGCGAGCCCGGCCCCAGGGTCGTGCAAATTGCTGGGGGCGACGCAGAGATGCTTGCCCATGCGGCTAAATTAAATGCCGAGCTTGGCGCGCAGGTAATCGATATCAATATGGGCTGCCCGGCGAAAAAGGTCTGCAATAAAGCCGCAGGATCAGCGTTGCTTCGTGATGAAAAGCTCGTCAGCGAGATTCTCGAAGCGGTGGTCAGCGCCGTCGACATTCCCGTGACACTTAAAATTCGTACCGGTTGGTGTGCAGAGTCCAATAACGGCGTCAGAATTGCGCGGCTTGCCGAGGAAACCGGCATCCAATCGTTAGCGGTTCATGGCCGACATCGCGAGCAGCGCTATACTGGTTGGGCAGAATACGACACTATTGCCGATATCAAGTCACGTCTAGGCATTCCTGTGATTGCCAACGGGGACATTACCAGCCCGGAAAAAGCGGCAGATGTTCTGCGCTATACCCAAGCAGACGCGGTAATGGTGGGACGAGCGGCCCAGGGTAATCCTTGGATTTTTGATCAGATCCAGCACTTTCTTGAGCATGGTAAGCACCGCGCCAAGCCAAGCCTAGCAGAGCGCCGTGGCGTGCTAATTGACCATTTGAACGCTCTCCATGCGTTTTATGGGCCCACCATGGGCGTGCGCATCGCGCGTAAGCACCTGGGCTGGTATCTGAGTGATGATGACCGTTTTATCCCAGCGCAACGACGTGAATTGAAGCAGCAGTTCAACGGATTGGCATCCACAGAAACACAAATAAATTGGATCAACGACGCCATGGCCCCTGATGCCATCAAGCGTCTGCTAGCCAAAGGAAGCTATGCAGCATGA